Part of the Sphingomonadaceae bacterium OTU29LAMAA1 genome, CCTCCGCATCGCGCGTCAGCCGCACCCGGTCCGTAATCGCGCGCAGCACCGTCTCCGGCGGCGCATTGCAATATTCCGGACGCGACAGAATCGCCGCGCTGTCCTCCGCCGTGTCCGGCGCGACGAAATGTGCCGCGGCCCGGTGCAGCGCGCGGATCAGCGCCGCGACCTCCTCGCCCCGCTCCGCCACCGTATCGCTGCGCAGCGCCAGCACCTTCTCCACGCCCCGCCGCCAGATCTGCGCGGTGACCATCGCGATCCGCCCGACCCCGCGATCGACCGCGATGCTGTTCCACGGCTCGCCGACGCAGATGCCGTCGACCTCGCCCGCCGCCAGCGCATCGGCGGCGAAGGGCGGGCTGGTCACGACGATCTCGACGTCGCGATCGGGCTGGATACCCACCGCCGCCAGCCAATAGCGCAGCATGTAATTGTGGCTGGAATAGCGATGCACCACCCCGAACCGTAGCCGCGTTCCCGCCGCCGCCCGCTCCACCGCCACCGTCCGCAGCCGCGCGCCCAGCGCCACCGGATCCGCCAGCCCCCCGCCAAGCTCCACCGCCGCCGCCAGCGCCGTCGACAGCGTCACCGCATTCCCGTTCAGCCCCAGCACGAACGGCACGCTCAGCGACACCGCCGGCCGCCCCCGTCCCAGACTGGTCGCGATCGCCAGCGGCGCGATCAGGTGCGCGGCATCCGTATGCCCGTACAACAAGCGGTCGCGCACCGTCGCCCACGTCAGGTCGCGCACCAGCTCGATGCGCACGCCCTCGGCCGCGGCAAACCCCTGTTCGTGCGCCAGGATCGGCAGCGCGGCATCGACCAGCGGCAGGAAACCGATGCGGAACATCACAAATCTCCCATCAGCGCATCGCTGGTGACAATGGCGTCCGCGATCTCGGCGATCCGCCGGTTGGACTGCATCGCGTGACTGCGCAGCAGCGCATAGGCCGCCGGCTCGTCCAGCCCGCGCCGCTTCATCAGGATCGCCTTCGCCCGGTCCACCGCCTGCCGGTCCGCCAGCGCGCTCTTCGCCTCCGCCAGTTCGGTCTGCAACCGCGCGAAGGCCTGAAACCGGCGGATGGCGAGGTCGAGCACCGGCTTGATCCGCTGCTTGGCGAGCCCGTCGACGATATAGGCGGAAACGCCCGCATCGACCGCGGCCGCGGTGGATTCCGCGTCGCTCTGGTCGACGAACATCGCGATCGGCCGGGCCAGCGCGCGGCTCATCGCGAAATAATCCTCCAGCATGTCGCGACTGGGGTTTTCGAGGTTGACCAGCACCACCTCGGGCCGGGCCGCCTCGAGCTGCGCGAGCAGCGGGCCGGCGGGATCGATCAGCGCGAGATCGCCGAGCCCCGCCTCACGCAGGCCATCCGAGATGATGGCGGCACGGGTCGTGCTGGTATCGATGATCGCGATCCGCATGACACCTCATATGCGCAGGTGCCGTCCGCTGCCAACCGCGCCGGCGATGCGCGTCCGGCAGCGCGGGCGTTTTCAGGCCCGTGCTGCCGGAACGTGCGGTGCCTTATCGGGCGACCGAAAAGCCGCCATGGATCGGCCTGGCCTTCAGCGGCGTGGTGCGCAACATGCGGACAAGTGCCTGTTCGGGGGTCAGATTGCCCTTGGCCAGACCGGTCCTCATCGTACGGGTCGGCCGGCCCTTCACCATGTCCGTATCGATCGAAACCGGGCAGCGGGTGACGCTGGTGAACTTTGCGATCGCCTTGTCCAGCCGCATCGGCGCGATGGCGACCCGGACGCGATCGTTCTGGCAATTGTAGAAGCTGGCATCCTGCGCGCTGGCAGCATGGGGCAGGGTAGCGGCGAAACCGAACATGATCGGCAGCACGAACTTACGCATCAGATGATTCCTATGGCCGAAATGGCCCTTGTGCAGGTGCGACAGCAGGGATGAACAGGTGATGTCAACCCGACGTGTCCGTTCGCCGGTGCGCCCGTGTCCGCAGCTTCAGGAAGCCCAGCCCGCAAAGCATCCAGATGAGAAGCAGCGCATAGGGTCGCCAGTCCGCTTCCATCCCGACGAAGATCAGGACGGTGGCGCACCCCGCACCGGCGTAGCCCAGCGCGCGCATCGTCCGCCGGCCGAACTTGAACGCGGCCGCCTCGTACAGGTCGGGGTGGCGTTCGACGACGCGCGCGGCGGCAAGGCAGATGCTGCCGTATTTCAGCAGATTGGGGATGTTCACCGCCAGGAACAGGAAGGTCAGTTCCATCGGCAGCAGCAGGCCGACGCAGCCGAGCAGGAACACGGCGAACAGCGCCACATGCGGCGTCTGCCAGCGCGGATGAACCCGGCCGAGGGCGGAGGGCAGCATGCCGGACTGGCCCATGGCGTAGAGGCTGCGGCTGAACATCGCGAAGAGGGCATTGAGCGACTTGCCGATCGACAGCACCGCCGCCAGCACGATCAGCGGGGTCGCGGCAGGGCCCATGAAGCGTCTAGCGGCATCGAGGATCGGCGCCTCGCTGGCCCCCAGCGCGTCGCCACCGAGCACGCCCAGCGCGACGAAGCCCACCGCCAGATACAGCAAGGTCGCCGAACCGATCGACAGTGCGATCCCGAGCGGGATCGTCCGGCGGCTGTCCGCGACCTCCGATCCTGCCTCGGTCGCGGCCTCGATCCCGAAGAACAGGCCCATCAGCAAGGGAGTCGCGGCGATCATGCCGTGGACGCCGTGCGGGAAGACGGGTCGCAACCGTGCCGTGTCGACCGCCGTCGCGCCGCCCCAGACGACGAAGACGGCGAACAGGATCAGCATGCCGACGAGCAGGACCTTCTGCACCCGCGTGGCGATATGGACGCCGAACAGGTTCGCGAGGAGCGCGAGCAGCAGCACCGCGAGCATCGTCGGCTTCGTCGGCAGCGGCACCAGCATCGCGGCGTATTTGACGAGCACCAGCGCGAGGACGACGATCGCGCCGACGTTGGCGACGATGCGTGCCCAGCCGATATGGAAGCCCCAGGCGGGATGGAGGAAGCGCGCCGGCCAGACGAACGATGCGCCCGACACCGGATACGCCGAACCGAGGAACGCGTAGCTGACCGCGATCAGATACATCGGCAGCGCGGCGAGCAATGCCGACAGCAGCATCGCCGGACCCGCGATCCGGGCGGCGGGCGCGATCGCCGAAAAGATCGACACGCCGACCGCGGTGCCGAGCCCGAGCGCGACGACGCCCCACAGGTCGATTCCCCTCGCAAGCTTCGCGTCGGTCAATGCGCGGCTCCGGCGGCAAGGAACGCGCGCAGGTCGCGCATCAGCAGCCGCCAGCTCGCGTCGTCCGAATAGGCGACATGGCCGGCGGGGTAGCGCGCGTTGTGGTAGCGATCCGGCGTCAATGTGCTTTGCGCGAACAGGTAATCCGCCGCACCGACGGTGGTGGTGAGATCGTAGAGACCGGTGCCGACGAACAGCCGCAGGCCGGGCGTGGCGGTCATCGCCTGTTCCAGCCGGGCCATGAACGGCCAGTCGTTGAACGGCGAATCGCCCGACCCGTAGCGCCAGTCGTCACCGCCGCGCACGATCACGCGGTAGCCGGCGGCATCGGCGACGCCGATTCGCGTCAGCTGGCCGATCACCGCCTTGCCGTAGCGATCGGATACCGCGGAAAAGGCATCGGCACCGACGGTATCGCCGGCATCGGCGGCCCGCGCTGCGACGTAGCGGGCATCGTAGCGGCCCAGCACCGTCCCTTGCGCACGGAGCAGTTCGACGCGAAACTGCTCCTTCGAGATGCGCAGGTCGTGGGCGAGGTAATAGGTGCGGGGAATGCCGGTGAGCGCTTCCAGCTTCGTCGCGACCGCATCGCGGCTGGCGGCATCGAGCGCACGGCCGCGGAACAGCGCGGCGAGATAGGGTTCGGCATAGGCCGACGCCTCGCGTGCGCTGTCCTGCGGCGTGCACGGCGCGGGGCGGATGTGGTGATAGCAGGCGATGGCGGCCAGCGTCGGCAGCGACACCGGATAGGTGACGACATTGTCCGGCCGCTGCGATGTCTCGATCATGTTGAGCGCCTGCCCGAGCAACAGGACGCCGCGCAGAGTCAGCGCCGGATCCTGTTCGCGCAGGGCATCGACCATCGCGGCGGCGCGGATCGTGCCGTAGCTTTCGCCGAGGATGTAGATCGGCGCACGGTCGCGGCGATGCGCGGCGAGCCAGCCGCGGGCGAGTTGCGCCACCGCGTCCGCATCGCCCTTTACCGAACGATAGAAGGCGGTGTCGGCGTCGGCGGACAGCACGGAAAATCCGGTGCCGGGCGGATCGAGGAAGACGAGATCGGCGACGTCGAGCAACGTGTCGGGATTGGCGGTGACATCGACGGCGGCGGGCAGGGGAGCGGCCGGGTCCTGCGGAACGTGCGCGCGATAGGGGCCGAGCGCGCCCATCTGGAGGTAGGCGGAGGCCGCGCCGGGCCCGCCGTTGAAGACGAACAGGACCGGACGATCCGCACCGGCGGCGCGGCTGTACGAGATATAGCCGCCGGTCGCGTCCGGCCTGCCGGGTTTGCTGGCGACCGGAACCAGTCCGACTTCGGCGGTATAGGCGAACCGCTGCCCGTGGATGACGGCGATCTGTTCGCTGCGCGCCTTGATCGTCGGGGCCGGGGGTGAACCCTGGGCCGCAGCAATGGCCCCGGCGATCAGCATCGCCAATCCCAGCGCCGCCCGGACGATCATCCTATGCCTTCCCCCCGTCATGCCGATCGCGGTAGCGGATCAGGCCATCGGTCAGCGCCTGCAAGCCGTAATCGACATCCGCGGGCGCCCGCGCGAAGCCGATGCGGATATGGCCGGGCGCCCCGAAATACTCGCCCGGCGCGACGATGACGCCGCAGCGATCGGCCAGCCATTCGGAAAAATGTACGGTATCGTCGATCCCGACCAGTCGTGGAAAGGCGATGCAGCCGAACGGCGGCAGCGTGCCGGCGACCAGCCCCCGCTCGCGCCAATGCGCGTGATAGGAGGCCATGATCGGTCGGGCGCGGCGCATGATGTCGGCTCGATACGCCTCGAATATCCCGGGATGTTCGAGCACCAGGGCGGCGACGGCGTGCGACAGGTTCGAAACGCCGAAGTCGATCTCCTCGGCGAGCGCGCGGATCCTGGCGATCGGGCCGTCCGCCGCGACGATCCAGCCACAGCGCAGCGTACTCAGCCCGTGCGACTTGGTCAGGCTGCTGATGCTGATGAACGCGGGCGACGATTGCACCGCGGGCGGCGGGCGGAGCGACGCGTCGACGTAATCGCCATACACTTCGTCGGCGATGACGTGGATGCCGCGCGCCTGCGCCAATGCGCCGATCGCCGCCAGCGTGTCGGCGGACAGCGCCATGCCGGATGGATTGTGCAGGTTGGACAGGACGATCAGCCGCGTGCGCGGGGTGATCGCGGCGGCCAGCGCCTCCACGTCGATCGTGAAATCGTCGCCCCGACGCTGAAAGAAATCGACGCCATAGCCATAGGTTTCGGCGATCTTGTGGAACAGGTCGAATCCCGGATTTTCCACCAGCATGCGGTCGCCGGGTTCCAGCATCGCGCGATAGACCAGCGACAGCGCACCGGTCGCACCGGTGGTGCAGACGATCCGCTCCGCCGGCACCGCATAATGCCGCGCGAGCTGTGCGACGACATAGGGATTACCGCTGGTGAAGGCGCTGGTGTAGCGCGAGGTGATCGTCTCGCCGAACCCCTCCACCACGATCCGGCGCAGATGCTCGACGGGTTCGGGGACCGAGCTGTCGAACAGGCCGACCAGCAGCTTGCGTTCGGAGCGGACGGCACGGATCACCCGGCGGATCCAGGCCGAATAGCTTTCGGTCATCGCCGCAGCGGCAGGGGCAGGGTCGGGGGTATCCGGCCGGGTCATCGTGAGGGGTCCGTATCCGCTCGTCATGAGGCGCGATGGGCGGGTCGCCCGGCGCTGCGGCCGGGCGATACCGTCACTGCAATTTGATCCGCGCACCGGCGTAGAAGCGCCGGCCGACGATATCGCCATAGGCGATCTGCGGATAGGACGGGTCCTTGTCGGTCAGGTTGTCGACGCCGAGGCGCAGCGCGACGCTGCCGAGATCGACCTGCGCCGACACGTCGTGGACGATGTTGCGGGCAAGGACGGGATTGGGCGTGGTTTCGATCGACACGTTCGATCCCGCCGCGGTCCGGTCGCGATATTGCAGCTGATAGGTCAGGCGCAGCGGCCCCTTGCTATAGGCGGCGTTGAACCGCCCGACCCAGGTCGGCGACAGATAGGTGCCGTCGCTGCGCACGAAGGTGGTGCCGGTGACCGAGGTGGTCAGCAGCGTGTTGTGCGTCGCCGACGCGGTCAGTTGCAGGCGGCCGAGATCGCTGGTGCGCAAGAGGTCGCCGATCGCGAACTGGTAATCGACCATGTAGTTTTCACCGCGATAGCGGATGACACCGGCGTTGAAGGTGGTGGTGGTGCCCGTCGCGATGGTGCCGCCGGGGCTGAGCCCGTCGCTGGTGGCGATGCGGGTGAAGGCGCTGCACACGCCCGCCGCCGGATTGGGATCGTCATAGCAGGCGGCGGTGAAATCCTGCGTCGTGAAGGCGGACAGGCCGTCCTTCAGGTCGATCTCGATCCGGTCGGCGCTGATCGTCAGGCCGGGGATCATCCGCGGCTGGAGCAGGATGCCATAGGTCCAGGTGTTCGAGATTTCGTTGCGCAGCGCCGGATTGCCGCCGGTGGTCACCGTGGCGCGGGCGAAATTCTCGGACGGGTTCTGGAAGCGGGCGAGGCGGGCGGCGGCGCTCAAACCCCGGCCGGTGCCGTCGGCATCGACGCCATAGCCCGGATTGGCGGTGAACAGCGCAAGGCAGCTGGCGCGGCGCTGGGCGGGGTTGGGGCCGCCGGTGATGCGATCGGCGTCGCAGGGATCGAATCCCGTCGAGTCGAGGCCGCTGGCCGAGGGTGCGAGCAATTGCGTCAGCGTCGGCGCGCGGAAGTTGCGGCTGCGCGATCCGCGCAGCGTCACGCCGCGAACGACTTCCCAGCGCAGCCCGAGATCCCAGACGTTCTCATGCCCGGCATAGCTGTTGTCGACGTAGCGGAACGCGCCCTTCGCCTCGAGCAGGCGGACCAGCGGCAACTGGAAGTCCTTGCCGATCAGCGGGACGATCAGCTCGGCCGACATCTCGTCGGTGTTGTAGCCGCCGGACTGGCCGACCTGACGCACCCCCGTGCCGAAGCTGCCGAGCCGGTTGGCGGCGAGCGGGTCGAAGCGGGCGCGTTCGTCGCGGTGTTCGTAGGCGATGCTGAAGTCGGCATTGCCGGTCGGCAGTGTGGCGAGCGTGCCGCCGAGCGTGGCGAGCAGGTCCGCCTGTTCGTTGGTCCAGTCGGTGCCGGCGCGGGTGCTGACGTAATTGCGCGCCGCGGCGCTGACGTTGCCGTCGCCGAACGGGTTGATCGGTGCGCAGGCGGCATCGTTGTTCGACGGATTGGCGTCGGCATTGATCGCGCAGACGATCTGGCCACCGCTCGACACCGCGTTGATCGCGTTCTGGAAACGGCTGTTGACCACCTGCCAGCTCCGCTGCGCACCCTCGACACGCGCATAGCTGCCGGCGAGCGACCAGTAGAAGTTGCGGGCACCGACGTCGAAGTCGCCCTCCAGCGCCAATGCCGCGCGATACGTGTCCGTTCGCGTCGTCTGGTCGTTCGCCGGCGTCAGGTCGTAAAAATACTTGGACAGGTACAGCGGCGCGCCGCCGGCGAACGCCGGGTTGGCGGCGCCGAGCAGGGTGCGCGCCTGCGTCGACAGATAGGGGTTGGCGTTGGTGAAGACGACCGGACCGTTATACGCGCCGGCATTGAGCGTGGTATAGCTGTTGCCCTGCGGGATTTCCGTCCCGATGGTGCGGGCGTAGAGCAATTCGGTCGAAATGGAGATGCGATCGGTCAGGTCGTAATGGCCGACCAGATTGGCGGTGTAGCGCTCCACGCCGGTGCGCAGGCCCGCGAGCGCCTGATATTTGAAGCCGTCGCCGCCCGCGGCGAAGGGAATGCCCTGCAAGACGCCGGTGTTGTACGGGATGACGCTGCCGTCCGGCGAGAATTGCAGCGCGTTGCCGCCGCTGCGCGCCAGAAACTGGCTGACCGGCGCGGCGCGCGTGAAGATCACGCCGTTGCTGTTGAATGGCCAGAAGGCGGCGTTGAAGATTTCCTTCACCGCCGGGATGCCGTCCGCGGGACCGGTGTCCGCGGTGTTGCTGACGGTCAGCCGGCCGAGGTTGGAAAGCGGGCGGGCACCGAACAGCAGCGTCGGCGACTTCGAATAGCCGAGGTCGATCGCGACATTGCCGCGACCGCCGCCGAAGTTGACGCCGGCGGTGGCACGCAGGCTGTGCGTGGCATAATCGCCGCGGCTGGAAATGCCGTTCTGTGCATCGAGTTCGAGGCCCGAAAAGTCTTTCTTGACGATATAGTTGACGACGCCGGCGATGGCATCCGATCCATACACCGCCGCGCCGCCGCCCTGATAGACTTCGACCCGGTCGAGCAATCCGAGCGGGATGATGTTCGCATCGACGAAGGCATTGCCGACGCCATCCGCCGAGCCGATGCCCGATCCGGTGGTGACCATGCGGCGGCCGTTGAACAATGTCAGCGTGCGGCCCGGCCCGAGGTTGAACAGGTTGGGCGCCTGATAGCCCGGACCGCTGGCGTTGCCGCTGCCGTCCGCCTGGTTGAGGACCGGCGCGTTCGAGGGCAGGTTGTTGAGCGCATCGGCGGCGGTGATGAAGCCGCGATCGGTAATCGTCTGCGTGGTGATCTCCGCGACCGGAGCGGCATTGTCGAGGCCGGCGCGGCGGATTCGCGATCCGGTGACGACGATGGCGTCGTCGGCGTCGGGGGCGGCATCGGCACTGGTCGCGATCGATTGGTCGGCGGGTGCTTGCTGGGCGGCGGCTTGCTGGGCGAAGGCCGGCGTCGCGACCAGTGCGGCGAGAACCGCCGTCGATGCCATCAGTCCCCGGATCATCCCGTTATGTGCGTGCTGCATGAAGCCCCCTTCTTGTCGCGTGTTCGACGATCGGTGCGGCTTGGCCGTCTGCGATCGATCCGTGCCGGGAAGGATAGCGGGAATGACGGGGCAATTTTCGGCGTTGGTGAGGCCGATACGATGACCTGGGGTTCAAAATGGCAGGACTTCGCATCCGGCGCGCAAAATTTATGCGCCCTGCCCTAGAAAGGCGGAGAGTTCGTTGCCGAACCGGCGCGTTTCGCGCGGGTCTTCATACATCATGTGACCACCCGCATAGCAGCGCAGCGTAAACCGCTGTGGCAGCCCGGCGGGAAGGGCGGCCACGGTCGCGGCATTGCCGGCGCAGCTGTTGAGGGAATCGTACAGCCCGGTGGCGACCCAGACGCGCAAGGCCTGGTTCTTGGCCATCGCGCGCTGGATCCAGGGCTGCGAGGCGCTGGGCGGCCCTTCGCCAGCCATGGCGCGGGCGAGCGATGCCTTCGTGATCGGCGACTGGTCGTATCGCCACTGGCCGCCGACATCTGCGGCGGGATCGTCGATGCCGGCGTAGCTCCCGGCGGTGTAGCCGAGCTGGGTGCGGTAATAGGCTATGGCGATCGCGTCTTCGCCGGCGGTGTCGGGACTGGCGGACTGGCGCATGTCGAAGATGCCGAGCGTCTTGCCTTCCCCGGCGAGCAGGCGGGTGCGGAAGTCGCGGGGAGATACCCAGAGCGTCTTCGCATCGATCGTGGCGGGGGCTAGGCCCTGATAGCGGGCGAGCGCCGCGACGATCGCGGTCCGCTGTGCAGCGTCGAGGGCGGCAGGCGCGGCGAGGGCGGGGGCGTAAGTGGTCTCCGCCCAGCGTTGCACCTCGGCGAGGGTCTTCGCCTGATCGCGCTGGAGGTCGGGCGACAGCTTGCCGAGCGCGAAGGCGGTGGCGGTGCGGTTGACCAGCGACAGCGCGCGGCGGCGTTCTCCGTGTTTCTCCTCGCCCAGCGGGATACCGCCGGAGATCAGCGCGACGCCGCTGACGGGGATGCGCTGGTCGACCAGCGCTTCCGCGACGCCCGATGCGCGCCACGTGCCGAAGCTTTCGCCGACGAGGGCGAGCGGGCTGGCGCGGCGAGCGTACCGGTCGCGAAAGCCGCGCACGAAGTCGGCGGTGGCGGCAATGTCGGCGACGGTGCCGTAGAAGGCGCTGGCCTGCGCCGGGATGGCGGCGCGGCTGAAGCCGGTGCCGACCGGATCGACGAAGACGAGATCGGTGGTGGCGAGCGGGCTGGCGGGATTGTCGACGAGCTTGCCGTCACGGATGATACGCGGGCCGACGGCATGGAAATGGAGCGTGCGGGAATCGGCGCCCGGGCCGCCGTTCCAGACGAAGCTGAGCGGGCGCCTGTGACGGGGGATGCGACCGGGGACGAGATAGGCGGTATAGACGATCTGCGCTCTGGCCTCGCCGATCCGGACCGGCAGTGCGCCGACACAGGCGATATAGGCGATGCGCTTGCCGGCGATCATGGCGTCATGCCGGGTTTCCACCGCATCGGCGGCACAGGTGCGGGCGCTTGCAGGCATCGCCGTCGCGGCCAGAACCAGCATCGTCAAACCCCATCGCATCATCGCGCTACTCCCTCACCGCTGGGTAGCGGGTAAGTTGTGGAATGTTTATGCGCAGGAGGACGGTCGCGAACCGCGTCCCACCACCTCGGGCATCACGCGCCGCCGAGGACGCAATATCTATGCGAGCGGATTGCGCTACGCTGCCGTCGACGGGGGGAACGATGGCGGCCAACGGGGTGACACGGCGCGACATGCTGGCTGGGACTGCGGCCCTGCCGCTGGCGGCGCGCGGCGCGGCGGCGGTGCCAGCGACCTTGCCCGACCGGACGAGCTTCGCGCCGATGCCGGGCACCTACCTCGATAGCGGGACAATGCACCCCGTGC contains:
- a CDS encoding ABC transporter substrate-binding protein, whose product is MFRIGFLPLVDAALPILAHEQGFAAAEGVRIELVRDLTWATVRDRLLYGHTDAAHLIAPLAIATSLGRGRPAVSLSVPFVLGLNGNAVTLSTALAAAVELGGGLADPVALGARLRTVAVERAAAGTRLRFGVVHRYSSHNYMLRYWLAAVGIQPDRDVEIVVTSPPFAADALAAGEVDGICVGEPWNSIAVDRGVGRIAMVTAQIWRRGVEKVLALRSDTVAERGEEVAALIRALHRAAAHFVAPDTAEDSAAILSRPEYCNAPPETVLRAITDRVRLTRDAEALHIPDFMFQYREAANFPWRSQAAWLYSQMTRWDGTPFSAAEAKAAEGVFRPDLYRAALAGSSATLPGASSKMEGSIGEATGVGATQGRLILGSDRFFDGRAFDPDEIPAYLAGLAG
- a CDS encoding ANTAR domain-containing protein; the encoded protein is MRIAIIDTSTTRAAIISDGLREAGLGDLALIDPAGPLLAQLEAARPEVVLVNLENPSRDMLEDYFAMSRALARPIAMFVDQSDAESTAAAVDAGVSAYIVDGLAKQRIKPVLDLAIRRFQAFARLQTELAEAKSALADRQAVDRAKAILMKRRGLDEPAAYALLRSHAMQSNRRIAEIADAIVTSDALMGDL
- a CDS encoding STN domain-containing protein; the encoded protein is MRKFVLPIMFGFAATLPHAASAQDASFYNCQNDRVRVAIAPMRLDKAIAKFTSVTRCPVSIDTDMVKGRPTRTMRTGLAKGNLTPEQALVRMLRTTPLKARPIHGGFSVAR
- a CDS encoding APC family permease → MTDAKLARGIDLWGVVALGLGTAVGVSIFSAIAPAARIAGPAMLLSALLAALPMYLIAVSYAFLGSAYPVSGASFVWPARFLHPAWGFHIGWARIVANVGAIVVLALVLVKYAAMLVPLPTKPTMLAVLLLALLANLFGVHIATRVQKVLLVGMLILFAVFVVWGGATAVDTARLRPVFPHGVHGMIAATPLLMGLFFGIEAATEAGSEVADSRRTIPLGIALSIGSATLLYLAVGFVALGVLGGDALGASEAPILDAARRFMGPAATPLIVLAAVLSIGKSLNALFAMFSRSLYAMGQSGMLPSALGRVHPRWQTPHVALFAVFLLGCVGLLLPMELTFLFLAVNIPNLLKYGSICLAAARVVERHPDLYEAAAFKFGRRTMRALGYAGAGCATVLIFVGMEADWRPYALLLIWMLCGLGFLKLRTRAHRRTDTSG
- a CDS encoding septum formation initiator, with protein sequence MIVRAALGLAMLIAGAIAAAQGSPPAPTIKARSEQIAVIHGQRFAYTAEVGLVPVASKPGRPDATGGYISYSRAAGADRPVLFVFNGGPGAASAYLQMGALGPYRAHVPQDPAAPLPAAVDVTANPDTLLDVADLVFLDPPGTGFSVLSADADTAFYRSVKGDADAVAQLARGWLAAHRRDRAPIYILGESYGTIRAAAMVDALREQDPALTLRGVLLLGQALNMIETSQRPDNVVTYPVSLPTLAAIACYHHIRPAPCTPQDSAREASAYAEPYLAALFRGRALDAASRDAVATKLEALTGIPRTYYLAHDLRISKEQFRVELLRAQGTVLGRYDARYVAARAADAGDTVGADAFSAVSDRYGKAVIGQLTRIGVADAAGYRVIVRGGDDWRYGSGDSPFNDWPFMARLEQAMTATPGLRLFVGTGLYDLTTTVGAADYLFAQSTLTPDRYHNARYPAGHVAYSDDASWRLLMRDLRAFLAAGAAH
- a CDS encoding pyridoxal phosphate-dependent aminotransferase is translated as MTRPDTPDPAPAAAAMTESYSAWIRRVIRAVRSERKLLVGLFDSSVPEPVEHLRRIVVEGFGETITSRYTSAFTSGNPYVVAQLARHYAVPAERIVCTTGATGALSLVYRAMLEPGDRMLVENPGFDLFHKIAETYGYGVDFFQRRGDDFTIDVEALAAAITPRTRLIVLSNLHNPSGMALSADTLAAIGALAQARGIHVIADEVYGDYVDASLRPPPAVQSSPAFISISSLTKSHGLSTLRCGWIVAADGPIARIRALAEEIDFGVSNLSHAVAALVLEHPGIFEAYRADIMRRARPIMASYHAHWRERGLVAGTLPPFGCIAFPRLVGIDDTVHFSEWLADRCGVIVAPGEYFGAPGHIRIGFARAPADVDYGLQALTDGLIRYRDRHDGGKA
- a CDS encoding TonB-dependent receptor, coding for MQHAHNGMIRGLMASTAVLAALVATPAFAQQAAAQQAPADQSIATSADAAPDADDAIVVTGSRIRRAGLDNAAPVAEITTQTITDRGFITAADALNNLPSNAPVLNQADGSGNASGPGYQAPNLFNLGPGRTLTLFNGRRMVTTGSGIGSADGVGNAFVDANIIPLGLLDRVEVYQGGGAAVYGSDAIAGVVNYIVKKDFSGLELDAQNGISSRGDYATHSLRATAGVNFGGGRGNVAIDLGYSKSPTLLFGARPLSNLGRLTVSNTADTGPADGIPAVKEIFNAAFWPFNSNGVIFTRAAPVSQFLARSGGNALQFSPDGSVIPYNTGVLQGIPFAAGGDGFKYQALAGLRTGVERYTANLVGHYDLTDRISISTELLYARTIGTEIPQGNSYTTLNAGAYNGPVVFTNANPYLSTQARTLLGAANPAFAGGAPLYLSKYFYDLTPANDQTTRTDTYRAALALEGDFDVGARNFYWSLAGSYARVEGAQRSWQVVNSRFQNAINAVSSGGQIVCAINADANPSNNDAACAPINPFGDGNVSAAARNYVSTRAGTDWTNEQADLLATLGGTLATLPTGNADFSIAYEHRDERARFDPLAANRLGSFGTGVRQVGQSGGYNTDEMSAELIVPLIGKDFQLPLVRLLEAKGAFRYVDNSYAGHENVWDLGLRWEVVRGVTLRGSRSRNFRAPTLTQLLAPSASGLDSTGFDPCDADRITGGPNPAQRRASCLALFTANPGYGVDADGTGRGLSAAARLARFQNPSENFARATVTTGGNPALRNEISNTWTYGILLQPRMIPGLTISADRIEIDLKDGLSAFTTQDFTAACYDDPNPAAGVCSAFTRIATSDGLSPGGTIATGTTTTFNAGVIRYRGENYMVDYQFAIGDLLRTSDLGRLQLTASATHNTLLTTSVTGTTFVRSDGTYLSPTWVGRFNAAYSKGPLRLTYQLQYRDRTAAGSNVSIETTPNPVLARNIVHDVSAQVDLGSVALRLGVDNLTDKDPSYPQIAYGDIVGRRFYAGARIKLQ
- a CDS encoding peptidase S10, which translates into the protein MMRWGLTMLVLAATAMPASARTCAADAVETRHDAMIAGKRIAYIACVGALPVRIGEARAQIVYTAYLVPGRIPRHRRPLSFVWNGGPGADSRTLHFHAVGPRIIRDGKLVDNPASPLATTDLVFVDPVGTGFSRAAIPAQASAFYGTVADIAATADFVRGFRDRYARRASPLALVGESFGTWRASGVAEALVDQRIPVSGVALISGGIPLGEEKHGERRRALSLVNRTATAFALGKLSPDLQRDQAKTLAEVQRWAETTYAPALAAPAALDAAQRTAIVAALARYQGLAPATIDAKTLWVSPRDFRTRLLAGEGKTLGIFDMRQSASPDTAGEDAIAIAYYRTQLGYTAGSYAGIDDPAADVGGQWRYDQSPITKASLARAMAGEGPPSASQPWIQRAMAKNQALRVWVATGLYDSLNSCAGNAATVAALPAGLPQRFTLRCYAGGHMMYEDPRETRRFGNELSAFLGQGA